A stretch of Saccharothrix texasensis DNA encodes these proteins:
- a CDS encoding 1-aminocyclopropane-1-carboxylate deaminase, which yields MALGDFERYPLTFGPSPVHPLERLTRHLGGAKVWAKREDCNSGLAYGGNKTRKLEYLVAEALATGCDTLVSIGGVQSNHTRQVAAAAARAGLKCVLVQESWVDWPDAVYDRVGNILLSRLMGAEVRLVEAGFGIGVKPAWEQAIEDVRAAGGKPYAIPAGASDHPLGGLGFAGWAAEVEQQEAELGVRFDTIVVCSVTGSTQAGMVAGFAGSGRRVIGVDASAEPCDTRAQITRIAKNTAELLGVKVTDEDVILDDRFHEGIYGVPGESTLDAMKLGARLEGMITDPVYEGKSLAGLVELVSAGEIPRDSNVLYAHLGGQPALNAYSALFR from the coding sequence ATGGCGCTGGGCGATTTCGAGCGTTACCCGCTGACCTTCGGCCCGTCCCCGGTGCACCCGCTGGAGCGGCTGACCAGGCACCTCGGCGGCGCGAAGGTGTGGGCCAAGCGCGAGGACTGCAACTCCGGGTTGGCCTACGGCGGCAACAAGACCCGCAAGCTGGAGTACCTGGTGGCGGAGGCGTTGGCGACGGGCTGCGACACGCTGGTGTCCATCGGCGGCGTGCAGTCCAACCACACCCGCCAGGTGGCCGCGGCGGCGGCGCGGGCCGGGCTGAAGTGCGTGCTGGTGCAGGAGAGCTGGGTCGACTGGCCGGACGCGGTGTACGACCGGGTCGGCAACATCCTGCTCAGCCGGCTGATGGGCGCCGAGGTGCGACTGGTCGAGGCCGGTTTCGGCATCGGCGTGAAACCCGCTTGGGAGCAGGCGATCGAGGACGTGCGCGCGGCCGGCGGCAAGCCGTACGCCATCCCCGCGGGCGCGTCGGACCACCCGCTGGGCGGGCTCGGGTTCGCCGGGTGGGCGGCCGAGGTCGAGCAGCAGGAGGCCGAGCTGGGCGTGCGGTTCGACACGATCGTCGTGTGCTCGGTGACCGGCAGCACGCAGGCCGGCATGGTCGCCGGGTTCGCGGGCAGCGGCCGGAGGGTGATCGGCGTCGACGCCTCCGCCGAGCCGTGCGACACCCGTGCGCAGATCACGCGCATCGCCAAGAACACGGCGGAGCTGCTCGGCGTGAAGGTGACCGACGAGGACGTCATCCTCGACGACCGGTTCCACGAAGGCATCTACGGCGTGCCGGGCGAGTCCACTCTGGACGCCATGAAGCTGGGCGCCCGGCTGGAAGGCATGATCACCGACCCGGTGTACGAGGGCAAGTCCCTGGCCGGCCTGGTGGAACTGGTCTCCGCCGGTGAGATCCCGCGCGACTCGAACGTCCTGTACGCCCACCTGGGCGGCCAGCCCGCGCTCAACGCCTACAGCGCCCTGTTCCGCTGA